In one Brienomyrus brachyistius isolate T26 chromosome 12, BBRACH_0.4, whole genome shotgun sequence genomic region, the following are encoded:
- the LOC125704676 gene encoding zinc finger protein 180-like — protein sequence MTNCVTFQDELASIMDVLVKAAVTDISKLFDNRSAFLRLEISYHQKENTSLKRKLQWMENELKAARRGRGTKAARQTIVKNHQSDSTKDAAVDGSWSETFLIKHEELREDLENTDSQRRLKSSQEGPLESQDFNKDKRVLHTERLRSQEDCEAHFTPTTGIKQFTDQHSIQLVGKKLSKLAGACKSEEEYSCTAQRLSQATSEHSTLNHLFPHYIMHERGSPRQLVHQAKETGEPGYSDTIDNDSTAQSALLGPHITETVTIPVGLGMTENLTQKSEVCNLEPAKIKDELEMPICSDEARMEVVELYPVWCSEDKESKGMQLESNRSLKNLLEVQHQMYAEKNHELVGGHSRRQLSLGVVHEKEFLLQNDFSSLKSIRIDQRSDTDRRFNCTHCGKGFTQRGHLKIHQLIHTGEKPFSCTQCGKSFTHVHVLKRHLSVHTGHRPYTCSHCGKSFSLQDSLRRHKRIHTGEKPYICMYCGKRFTQGSHLKIHQLIHTGEKPFSCTQCEKSFTQLHVLKRHLSVHTGQKPYICVQCGKKFTLQDSLKRHLRVHNEGKMVFPQQLHVNQDLLSQDLQADT from the exons ATGACGAACTGTGTTACTTTTCAAGACGAATTAGCCTCTATTATGGATGTGCTAGTTAAAGCGGCTGTTACAGATATTAGTAAACTTTTTGACAATCGCTCTGCTTTTCTGCGCTTGGAAATATCCTATcaccaaaaagaaaacacgTCTCTGAAGAGGAAATTGCAATGGATGGAAAATGAATTGAAAGCGGCCCGCCGTGGAAGGGGAACGAAAGCAGCACGACAAACCATTGTTAAAAACCACCAGTCTGATAGCACCAAG GATGCAGCCGTGGATGGGAGCTGGTCTGAAACTTTTTTAATTAAGCATGAAGAACTTAGGGAGGACCTGGAGAACACTGATTCGCAGAGAAGACTGAAAAGTAGCCAGGAAG GCCCGTTGGAATCACAGGATTTCAACAAAGATAAACGAgtgctccacacagaaaggctgCGCAGCCAGGAGGACTGTGAAGCACATTTCACGCCTACAACAGGCATCAAGCAGTTCACAGACCAGCACTCAATCCAATTAGTAGGGAAAAAACTCAGTAAACTGGCAGGAGCCTGCAAGTCAGAGGAGGAGTATTCTTGTACAGCCCAAAGACTCAGTCAGGCCACATCTGAGCACAGTACCCTGAATCATCTGTTTCCTCATTATATAATGCATGAGAGAGGAAGTCCACGGCAGTTGGTACATCAGGCAAAAGAAACTGGTGAACCAGGTTACTCCGACACAATAGACAATGATTCAACAGCTCAGTCAGCTCTGCTGGGGCCCCATATTACTGAGACCGTGACAATTCCAGTTGGCTTAGGTATGACAGAAAATCTGACACAAAAATCTGAAGTTTGCAATCTAGAACCTGCTAAGATTAAGGATGAACTGGAGATGCCTATATGCAGTGATGAGGCAAGAATGGAGGTAGTTGAGTTATATCCTGTTTGGTGTAGTGAAGACAAAGAGAGCAAAGGAATGCAGCTGGAAAGTAACAGAAGTTTGAAAAACCTTCTGGAAGTGCAGCACCAAATGTATGCAGAGAAAAATCATGAACTAGTAGGTGGCCACAGCAGAAGACAGCTAAGTTTAGGTGTGGTACATGAAAAAGAATTCTTGCTGCAAAATGACTTTTCCTCACTGAAAAGTATTAGGATCGACCAAAGGTCTGATACAGACCGGCGTTTTAATTGTACACACTGTGGGAAGGGTTTTACACAGCGAGGTCATCTTAAGATTCATCAGCTCATtcatacaggtgaaaaaccaTTTAGTTGTACTCAGTGCGGGAAGAGCTTCACTCATGTCCATGTACTCAAAAGACATTTGAGTGTCCATACCGGTCATAGACCCTACACTTGCAGTCACTGTGGCAAAAGTTTCTCACTGCAGGACAGCCTAAGAAGACATAAACGAATCCACACTGGAGAGAAGCCGTACATATGCATGTACTGCGGGAAACGCTTCACTCAGGGAAGCCACCTTAAAATACATCAGCTGATTCACACTGGAGAGAAGCCGTTCAGCTGCACGCAGTGTGAGAAGAGTTTTACTCAGCTGCATGTCCTCAAAAGGCACCTGAGTGTTCACACTGGTCAGAAACCATATATTTGTGTACAATGTGGGAAAAAGTTTACTCTACAAGACAGCCTGAAAAGACACCTGCGTGTCCATAACGAAGGTAAAATGGTATTTCCCCAACAGTTACACGTCAATCAAGATTTACTGTCACAGGATCTGCAAGCAGATACATAA